A stretch of the Deltaproteobacteria bacterium genome encodes the following:
- a CDS encoding FMN-binding glutamate synthase family protein, which yields MTEIWSRQIFLSLFLILFGLTALEGYYHPLFYSALFLLVPTFLLGLYDMLQKGHAVLRNYPLLGHFRYILESVRPEIRQYFIDSDTDENPFSREMRSLVYQRAKGQRDTVPFGTQLDVNALGYEWIGHSLNPKKVELKNARVVIGESRCSKPYSASLFNISAMSYGSLSRNAVLALNSGAKIGDFYHNTGEGGLTPYHLRYKADLVWEIGTSYFGCRTKEGKFSPDFFKEKAAKEEIKMIEIKLSQGAKPGHGGLLPKAKLTQEIAEIRGVEMGHDVHSPAAHSAFASPIGLLEFVTQLRELSGGKPVGFKLCLGHPQEWFAIVKAMLQTKLVPDFITVDGGEGGTGAAPLEFSNYVGMPSTEGLVLVHQTLRGVGLRKKIKINTSSKVVTAFHLLQKLALGADFTCSARAMMFALGCIQALRCNTNNCPTGVASQNPKLYGGLVIDDKARRVANFHRKTIEGVLELLGAAGFSSPSELGPQHIFRRTAVGKVQSLAEIYPRIEENAFLENEIPAQWQKFWKEASAERF from the coding sequence ATGACTGAGATCTGGTCGCGACAGATTTTTTTAAGCCTCTTTCTGATTCTTTTTGGCCTTACAGCCCTGGAAGGATATTATCATCCTCTTTTCTACTCCGCTCTTTTTTTACTCGTCCCCACTTTCCTGCTAGGGCTTTACGACATGCTGCAAAAAGGCCATGCAGTCCTGAGAAATTATCCCCTGTTGGGGCACTTTCGTTACATCCTCGAATCGGTACGCCCGGAAATTCGACAATATTTTATCGATTCCGACACGGATGAAAATCCCTTTAGTCGGGAAATGCGCTCTCTGGTTTATCAACGGGCAAAAGGCCAGCGAGACACCGTCCCTTTTGGAACTCAACTGGATGTCAATGCGCTGGGTTATGAATGGATAGGGCATTCCTTGAATCCAAAAAAAGTGGAGCTGAAAAACGCACGAGTCGTAATCGGCGAATCGAGATGCTCCAAACCGTACTCTGCTTCGTTGTTCAATATCTCAGCCATGAGTTATGGATCACTCAGCCGAAATGCAGTCCTGGCCTTGAATAGCGGCGCAAAGATAGGCGACTTTTATCACAATACCGGCGAAGGAGGTTTAACCCCTTATCATCTGCGCTACAAAGCCGATCTTGTTTGGGAAATTGGAACCAGTTATTTCGGTTGCCGAACCAAAGAGGGGAAATTCTCTCCAGATTTTTTCAAAGAAAAGGCCGCCAAAGAAGAAATCAAAATGATTGAAATCAAACTTTCCCAAGGGGCCAAACCGGGTCATGGAGGGCTGCTTCCCAAAGCCAAACTGACCCAGGAAATTGCGGAGATTAGAGGCGTAGAAATGGGACACGACGTCCATTCTCCTGCGGCACATTCAGCCTTTGCTTCTCCGATCGGCTTACTGGAATTTGTCACCCAACTTCGCGAACTCTCCGGAGGAAAACCTGTGGGTTTCAAATTGTGCCTGGGACATCCCCAAGAATGGTTTGCCATTGTAAAGGCCATGCTTCAAACAAAGCTCGTTCCCGATTTTATTACCGTCGATGGTGGTGAAGGGGGAACTGGCGCTGCTCCGCTGGAGTTTTCCAACTATGTCGGAATGCCTTCCACCGAAGGCCTGGTGCTGGTGCATCAGACTCTTAGAGGGGTGGGCTTAAGAAAAAAAATCAAGATCAACACCTCTTCCAAAGTAGTAACTGCTTTTCACCTGCTTCAAAAACTGGCCTTAGGTGCCGACTTTACTTGTTCAGCCCGGGCCATGATGTTTGCCCTGGGATGTATTCAAGCCTTGAGATGCAATACCAACAATTGCCCCACCGGAGTGGCCTCTCAAAATCCAAAACTCTACGGAGGCCTGGTGATAGACGACAAGGCCAGGCGCGTAGCCAATTTTCACCGTAAAACCATCGAAGGGGTTCTGGAACTTTTGGGGGCAGCGGGATTTTCTTCCCCCTCCGAATTGGGCCCCCAACATATCTTTAGAAGAACCGCCGTGGGAAAGGTACAAAGCCTGGCAGAGATTTATCCCCGGATTGAAGAAAATGCATTTTTGGAAAATGAAATTCCGGCGCAGTGGCAAAAGTTTTGGAAAGAGGCGAGTGCGGAGAGGTTTTGA